Genomic DNA from Rhodothermales bacterium:
AATAGCCTTCGAATTCATGGCCTCAGCCCCCAGCGCGTCATTGAAGAGGCTGTAAAGGAGAAAGGTGGCGTAGGTTGTCTTCGTGGCGACACCGGAAACGCCGCTAATGTTGACATGCGCCCCCCGGCGCCCATCCAGAAACTCGAGGTTTACGAATACTGGCTGGCCGTCTCGGGAAGATCCAGCGATGAGGCGCTCCTCCATCCCATCGAAGAACAGCGCCTGATCACGGTCGTCACCCACAGCAAGTCGTACCGCTTCACCCGGTCGCGGTGGAACAAACAGCTCCGGCTCGATGCGAGTGGTGAGGACCTCCGCAACCTCGGTCACCTCGGCCGGAAGCACGCCCTCCTCGATCAGATAGACGTCACTATCAAAGCGCGCACCCTCGTGCCGAGCGATGACCTGGGTGACGATGCCATATAGACTTACGGGTTCGGCCTCTCCGGGGAGGTGCCTCTCAAGTGCGACGACGTCGTCTAGCTGCAGGTACTTGTCCTTCGGCAAGGCAACCCAAAATGAGAGTGGACTTGCGTCCTCTGTGCCAAGGACTCGCGCGCGAATGTCGGTGGTCGATTCGTTGGTCAACTTCTCAGGTTCGTCTCGTTCTTAAAGGATCACGTCGCTTGCGGACTGCTGCATAGCCTGCTATCTGCCCGTACCGCAGCCGTCCAGATACTCCCGAATTTGGTGCTCGACCGACTGCAGCTGCATGCCCTCTAGACCATTGAGCAAATCGTGTAGCATTGAGGCAAGACCCTCGGCGCCCGTACTCAGCTTGGTACGTCGCCAGACTTTCTCGACTTGAACTGCCGCGTACTCGCGGGTGAGCGTATGCTCGTGCTCGTTGGACCGGTTCTGCAGGCGCAGAGCTCTCGACCAACAAACAATGGAGAGGACATGATAGACGACCGCCTCTTTCGCCCTTCCTTCGCGCTGGAGGTGCAGTCTCATCTTATCGTAGATCTGATACGAGTCCATCAGAATCATGTCTTTCGACCTCATTTGACCCGGGTATCCGCTTGATAGCAGCTCCTGGTATTCCGCCCAGGCCTCCTCAGCCCTTCCGTCCAACTGAAGCAGCATGGGGACCCTCAGAAAGTGCTTAACCGAATACTGCGTGGAAGTGCGCTCCATCAGACTGTGTGCCTCGCGTAGAGCCGCGATAGCCCTACCATACTGCTTGGCCTTTTTTAGCTGCGTTGCGGCCTTGCCCAAATCGTAGATCTGGTCTTCCACCGGGGCTTGGTGCCGTTTCTTAAAGAGATCAGAAAGTCCCATAGCTAGAATCCTTACCTGTGGCTCAGTCTAATGTGACATAGGCCTGAAGCGTATCCAACAAGCCGCCTCTATTTAGTAAAGGGTCGCCAAGCGCCTATGTCGCGGGGCATTGAGTTGCGCAGCGCTGTTTTTGCTCGACGCAGAATGCAGCGAGGCGGCTAGTCTGATCAAGCGCACCAGGAAGACACCCCGTTCTTGATCTCCCCAACCGACCAGCCGCGCTGCCTCAAGCTTGCCACCCGGAGACTCATCGCCTCATCATCCCCCAAAGCATCTCGGGGAACGGCAAGACAGACAAGGTGACTGGGACGAGTCATTGCAACATAGGTCAGTTGCAGGCGAGCCCGATCTTGTACACCTGCGCCGGCCAAGTTCACCTTTTCGCCGAGTAACCACGGCAACATCCTTTTCGCTGAATGGCCGTTGCGATAGGTGTTCAAGAGTAAGGTAGCCAGATGGGTCTGGCCCTTTACCGAGTGCACCGATCCGAGGCGTATGTCGACGCTTCGTCCTGTGGCATTCTCCACGCGGTAAACGTTCGGACCCAGATCCCCTGGCACCGCTCCAGCCAGGGACGCGAGCAACGGATCGGGTGGGTCCGAATTGAGGAAATGGTCGTTTGGCTCAGGCGCCGCACCAGAAGCGTCGAGAGCAGCCGCCACTTGCAGTATGTCAGCCTGCCTCTGAGCCCACGATGCGATCGTCGGAGCCTCCAAATCGAGGAGATATGTCTTTAGTAGGCGGCGGTACGCGGAAGCCGCGGCATCGTTGTCGGCAAGCGCATCGACAATCGATCGGTGACTCGGCACTCGCCGCCCAAGAGATGTGGCCCCACCGCGGCGTCGCGCCAACCGAACAAGACCCGCTGCAAGTTTTTGGACTGCAGAGGCAAGGTCTCCCCTATCCCGCACGGAGGCTTGCGCCACCCGGACATATTGTAGAAGCGTTCCGGGATGCGGATCGCTGCGCCCTACCTCGGCCTTGTAGCCGCTCCAGTAGTGGGAAACGGTCTTCGGGAAATGGGGGTGGTCAACGGTCACGTCGCTCGCGTCTTTATGGACGGCGCCGACGGCAACGACGTCACCCTCGGCGAGCGCTTCGTTTTCAAACGAGGAGAGCACGTGAAGGCCGTAGGCATTCAGGACTCCCTTGGCCTCGGGCGGATCAAATACAAATATTGCGTTCTGGCAACTGTGTGGTGCCCCTCTCACTGCTCGCGGGCCGACTCCCTCGAGGCCCCCTGGGCCTACTGCATGGACCGCAAAGGGGGATGCGAGCTTCGCGATCTCCGGTCCAAAGCGGAAGGTCTTAGAAATCTCCAGGTGCGTTGAAGAAGCTGGAAACCCACCAAGAGATTCAGTTTTGGCTCTGGAATCGTCGAAAATGCTCTGATTCGGATCACCGACCCGCTGCAGGGCGACAGCGGAGTTTGCTCTCGGAAACACAGCCTCTACAATGCCCATTTGGAGAGCTGAGGTGTCCTGCACTTCGTCCACCATGACCAGCGGAAACCGGCTCTGTAGCCAGGTTGAGACGCTTGGGCAATCCTCAAGCAGCGCCTTGGCCCAGACAAACATCTCGTCATAGCAGAAGTATCCTGCTTCGGACGACTTTCCTACGGCCTTCTTGGCGATTTCGTAGGTCGCAGTGCCTGGTTTAGACGGAAAGTCTCCATTGACAAGTTTGACTTGGAGCTCGCGATCCTTTAGACGCACGCTCTCGAACTCGCGATGAGACCTCCTTAGGTAGGAGCTGACCATCTCGTATTCCCAGATGCTAATCGAACGGCGCCGGTACAAATTGGTCGCGTCATCATCGACGGTCGCCGCGGGATAGCCATTCGAGTTCAGCCACGGAAGTGCAAGAAACCGGTTTACAAATCCATGGATTGTATCAATAAAGTGTGGGTGGGATAGCAGCTGCTGCCCGACTACCGTCCCCCGCAAACGCAACTGGATTTCCTCACGCGCTGCGTTCGTATGGGACAGGACGCAGATGCCCTTCGTTCGGTGTGGCCACTTCCGGGCAAGGATTGCCAGCTTTGCGACGATTAGCGTCGTCTTCCCGCTCCCCGGACATGCAGACAGGTCGATCGTCTGCCGTGCCCGCAGGAACTCCCGACGGGACTCGTCGAAGCCGTGTAGGCCCATCACGCGACAGACCCATGCGACATCCTCCTCGTCAACCCTTGGGACAAGGGACCCAGGATTAGTCATTTGCGTCCACCTCAGGCTTCTCCTGGTCGATGGGCGCACTAGGTGCGACATCTCCTGTAGCGTAAGCTATGGCATCGACCACGTAGCGCGGCAACTTTCCAGCAAATGCCTGGCGATCGAAGTCGTCGCCTTCTCCTTGGGCAGAGAGAGCGTTGGCTAGATATTGAGCGGCGATTGCTTTGGATGCGCCACCCGAGGTGAAGAGCCGATAAACGTGGGTGCAAAGCACCTCATCATTGCCTTTCGACTTCGCCTGGAGTTCTCCGAAGCTGGTTGTCGCGGCTGCTTGGACATCATCTACGGACTTCGTCCCGCCCGTGATCAAGCCGTCTTTCTGCGCTAGTTTGG
This window encodes:
- a CDS encoding UvrD-helicase domain-containing protein, coding for MGLHGFDESRREFLRARQTIDLSACPGSGKTTLIVAKLAILARKWPHRTKGICVLSHTNAAREEIQLRLRGTVVGQQLLSHPHFIDTIHGFVNRFLALPWLNSNGYPAATVDDDATNLYRRRSISIWEYEMVSSYLRRSHREFESVRLKDRELQVKLVNGDFPSKPGTATYEIAKKAVGKSSEAGYFCYDEMFVWAKALLEDCPSVSTWLQSRFPLVMVDEVQDTSALQMGIVEAVFPRANSAVALQRVGDPNQSIFDDSRAKTESLGGFPASSTHLEISKTFRFGPEIAKLASPFAVHAVGPGGLEGVGPRAVRGAPHSCQNAIFVFDPPEAKGVLNAYGLHVLSSFENEALAEGDVVAVGAVHKDASDVTVDHPHFPKTVSHYWSGYKAEVGRSDPHPGTLLQYVRVAQASVRDRGDLASAVQKLAAGLVRLARRRGGATSLGRRVPSHRSIVDALADNDAAASAYRRLLKTYLLDLEAPTIASWAQRQADILQVAAALDASGAAPEPNDHFLNSDPPDPLLASLAGAVPGDLGPNVYRVENATGRSVDIRLGSVHSVKGQTHLATLLLNTYRNGHSAKRMLPWLLGEKVNLAGAGVQDRARLQLTYVAMTRPSHLVCLAVPRDALGDDEAMSLRVASLRQRGWSVGEIKNGVSSWCA